A stretch of DNA from Streptomyces sp. NBC_01197:
CGGACGTCAGCGCGCGCAAAGGCGCTTGTCGGAGGCGGGTGAGGCCGGCGGTCACGGCGTCGAGGCCCCAGAGCATGTGGAGTGCGAAGTTGGTGAGGCCGCGCAGCTGGCTGGTGTCGACGACGGCCTGGTCCCGACAGATGATCTACGCACCGGGGTGGACAGCCACGCCGCCGACGGCTCCGCTTCGCGTGCCGGGAGCACATCGAAGCCGGCCTGCGGCGGAGCAGCAGAGTCCGGCTATCCGGCCACAGCCAGCACGAGCGGGAGCACTTGGCCGGCACCGGCCTGGCGCATGAGGCGTGCTCCTACCGCCAGGGTCCAGCCGGAGTCGGTGTAGTCATCGACGAGCAGGACGGGGCCTGGAGTGGCGGCCAAGGCGGCGGTGAGTTCGTCGGGCACGGCAAATGAGGCGGCCAGGGCGCGGAGCCGCTGGGCGGAGTTGCTGCGGTGGGCCGCATACTCATCCGCCTGCGGGGTGTAGGCCAGGCTGCCCAGCAGAGGGAGCCTGCCCACGCTGGCCACGCCCTCAGCCAGCGAGGTGACCAGTTGCGGGCGGGTACGCGACGGCATGGCGACGACCCCCACCGGCCGCGCCACCGCGTCGGCGGTACCGCTGGCCCAGCCGCCCGGTGAGCGAGCCCAGTCGGCCAGCACCGTCACTACGGCGTTCAGCACGTCGTCCGGGACGGACCCGTCCGCCGCCTGTGCCGACAGGATCGGCCGCAGACGGTTACCCCAACCGATGTCCGACAGCCTGCCCAACGCTCGCCCGGTGACCGCCTGCTGGCCTGCGGGGATACGGCCTTTGAGGTCCATGCCGACCGCGGCGAGCCCCGTCGGCCACATCTTGCGGGGCTCAACCTCGGCCCCGGGGCGGTCCAGTTCACCTGTCGCCACCGTGATGGCTGCGGGAGACACGGCCGCCTCCAGCCAGGGTCCGGCACAGTTGTCACAGCGTCCGCACGGAACCGCCTTCTCGTCGTCCAGCTGCCGCTGCAAGAACTCCATCCGACACTCAGTCGTCGCCACGTAATCCCGCATCGCCTGCTGCTCCGCCGCCCGCTGCTTCGCGACCCAGGCGTACCGCTCCGCGTCGTACGCCCACGGCTGCCCCGTCGCGGTCCAGCCCCCCTTCACGCGCTTGACCGCCCCGTCCACGTCCAGGACTTTCAGCATCGTCTCCAGGCGCGATCGCCGTAGATCCACCAGCGGCTCCAGCGCGGGCAGCGACACCGGACGGCCTGCCTCCCCCAGTACGTCCAGCGTCCGCCGCACCTGCTCCTCGGGCGGGAAGCCCACCGAAGCGAAGTACGCCCAGATCGCCTCGTCCTCCTTGCCCGGAAGGAGCAGCACGTCGGCATGATCCACACCACGCCCGGCACGCCCCACCTGCTGGTAGTAGGCAATCGGAGACGAAGGCGACCCGAGGTGCACCACGAAGCCGAGGTCGGGCTTGTCGAAACCCATACCGAGCGCGGACGTGGCGACCAGGGCCTTCACCCGGTTGGCCAGCAGATCCTCCTCCGCCTGCAACCGGTCGGCGTTCTCCGTCTTCCCCGTATAGGAAGCCACCGCATACCCGCGCTGCCGCAGAAACGCCGCGACCTCCTCAGCCGCCGCCACCGTCAGGGTGTAGATGATCCCCGAACCCTGCAGGTCCCCCAGCCGCTCCCCCAGCCACGCCAGCCGGTGCGCCGCACTGGGCAACTCCAGCACTCCGAGCCGGAGGCTCTCCCGGTCCAGCGGCCCCCGCAGAACCAGAGCGTCCCCGCCCCCCGTGCCCAATTGCTCAGCCACATCCGCGGTCACCCGCGCGTTCGCCGTCGCCGTCGTGGCCAGCACCGGCACCCCCGCCGGCAACTCCGCCAGCATCGTGCGCAGCCGACGGTAGTCAGGCCGGAAATCATGACCCCAGTCAGAAATACAGTGCGCCTCATCGACCACCAGCAGACCAGTCGTCGCCGCGAGCTTCGGGAGCACCTGGTCACGGAAATCCACGGAATTGAGACGTTCCGGACTCACGAGGAGAACGTCGGTCTCACCGCGCTCCACCTCTCCGTAGATCGTCTCCCATTCCTCCGGGTTCGCGGAGTTGATGGTGCGCGCCTGAATCCCCGCCCGCGCCGCCGATTCCACCTGGTTACGCATCAACGCGAGCAATGGCGAAATGATCACCGTCGGGCCGGCCCCACGCCGCCGCAACAGAGCAGTAGCCACGAAATAGACCGCCGACTTACCCCAGCCGGTGCGCTGCACCACCAGCGCACGACGGCGCTCCTGCACCAGAGCCGCCACCGCCTGCCACTGGTCCTCCCGCAACCGCGCCGAACCCCCCGGGGCACCCACCAGCTCAGCGAGAACGGCATCGGCTTCAGTGCGCAACTCCAGGGTGTCCATCCCTCCATGCAACCCGATGGCACTGACAATCAGCGAATCCACCCACTGTTGCAGAAGGCCTGCGAAGAGCCGGCGAGTGGGCGGCCACTCGCCTCGACGACCCGGTCGCTGCGCCGGTCCGGAGCGAAGGGGAGTGTTTCCGCTGGTCCTCGCCGTTCAGAGGTGACAACAGGAGTCGCTCGGGGCCCCGGTGGGCAGGGATATGGGCGCCGTACCCGCAGATTCCCGACAGACGCATGAATTGTTCGTTGCCGCCCGCCCGTACGGCAGGAAGAATTGGGACTGCTCCCCGCACGGCCCGACTGTGTTCGGAAGGGCTGTGTCCCGGCGCGCCTCACCCGGCCCTGCCCACACCACGGGCGCGTATGCGAAGGGAGGACCGTGACTTTCGGATTCGCTCCGTCCGCCGCCCTTACAGCCTCTTCGACGTCCATATCCGCCGACTCGGGAAACCGGATCGGGCGGCTGCTCGAACCCGCCGAGTGGGCCGCCGCGGGCATACCCCTGCTCCGCAGCCCCCGTGACGTCGTGGGCGGGCTGCACTCCAGACATCGCCCCATCCCTTCGACCGCCGTCGTGGCCGTGCTCGATCATGAGGAACGGCTCGTCGCGAGCGCCTCGTTCACACGCCGTTCCACTCCCGCGGACGGCTGGGACTTCCGCAACGCACTCCTCGACCATCTGCGCCGGGTCATCCCGCACGACCTCCGCCGCCGCACGCCGGTCCGCACCGCCGTACTGCTCTACTGCCGCGAGGGGGACGAGCGGTGGACCGAGGAGGACGGTGCCTGGATGTGGGGGCTGCGCGACGCCTGCACGCTGCACGGGCTGCGCTGCGGTGCGTACATCACGCTCACCCGGGGCGGCTGGCAGGTGCTGGGCGAAGGCCGCGGCGGCCGGCGGCCGAACTCACTCTCCCGCCCGGCCCCTGTCGGCGGCAGCGGTGCCGACTCGCCCCCGGCCCCGCTCCGTTCGGGTGCACAGAACGCGCTCCGCAGGGTCGCGGCGCGCTGAACGGGGCGAGGCGACCAGCCAACGGCCGCCGCACCACCCCCCGTTGTGGACATTGCGGACCGTTCCGCACCGCGTACGCCCGCGGGCCGACCGTACCGGACGGGCCTCCGCCCGGCCTGCTCCTTGCGGGAGCCGGCCGGGCGGAGGGGACGTACGGTTCAGACGCCTGCGCCGAGTACGGCGTTGACACGCTGCGGGTCACCACAGACGATCAGCAGCGCCCCCGCGTACTTCCTGGCCGCAGGCAGCACCTGGGCCACGGATTCATCGGTTCCGCCGTTGACCGCGACCACCACGACCGGACGGGCCTTCGCCCGGCGCACGGCGTCGGCGCTCGCGTAGAAGACGTCCTCGCGGGCATCGTGCTGCGCCCAGTAGGCGGCTTCGCCGAAGGACAACTCGTGCGCCGCCCACGGGTGCTGCTCGCCGGTGGTGAGCACCAGGACGTCACCCGGTGCACGACCGGTGTCGAGCAGCAGGTCGACCGCTTCTTCCGCCGCGTCCAGCGCACCGTCCGCCGAAGCGGGGATCAGCTGGACCTGCGGCGCGGAAGTGTCTCCCGCAGGGGTCTCAGGGCGGGCCTCCGGACGGTTGCCCGGCCGGTTGTCCGAACGCTGGGAAGAGGATGTCCGCTGCACGGGAGGCGCGGTGGGCGCAGGCCTGGCAGCAGGACGGGGCCCCGGACGAGCGGGGCGTGGCACGGCCGCGGGACGCGGGCCGGGTACAGGACGAGGGGTCGACGCAGTACGGCCGGCGGCCGGAACAACGCGGGGACCCTGGGCACTCTCGTGAATCTGAGACTCCTCGGGGATGAGAGGCATGAATGGATGTCTATCAAATGGCGGCGCACGAGGCACCACCGGGTGGGCACATCAGTGCGATCCGGACAGAGTTTCCTCCGCCGGTCCACTGAAAGTTCAGAAGTCGAAGCCGAGTTGGCCCCCGCTTTCCAGCGCGACGGCCTCCGCGGTGAGACGGGTCTTCTTCAGGTGCCGCCACTGGGGCAGCCCGTCCAGATAGGACCAGGAGAGCCGGTGGTACGGAGTGGGCCCCCGCTCCTCCAGCGCCGCTTTGTGCACAGGCGAGGGATAGCCCGCGTTGGCTTCGAAGGCGAAGCCCGCGCACACATCCGACTCCGCGGCGAGCTCGGCCATCATCGCGTCCCTGCGCACCTTGGCGATCACCGAGGCGGCCGCCACGGCAACACAGGACTGGTCGCCCTTGATCACCGTACGGACCCGCCAGGGAAGGCCGAGATAGTCGTGCTTGCCGTCGAGGATCACCACGTCCGGGCGGACAGGAAGCACTTCGAGCGCCCGCACCGCGGCGAGCCGCAGCGCTGCCGTCATCCCCAGATCGTCGATCTCCAGCGGAGAGGCGTGCCCGAGCGCGAAGGCAGTGACCCACGACTCCAGAAGCCTGGCCAGCTCCGTGCGGCGCTTGGGGGTGATCAGCTTGGAGTCGGTGAGTCCGGCCGGCGGTCGACGCAGTCCGGTGACTGCGGCGCAGACAGTGACAGGGCCGGCCCAGGCCCCGCGTCCGACCTCGTCGACGCCTGCGACGGTCTTGGCACCCATAGTTGCGCGCAGTGAGCGCTCTACGGTGTGCGTAGGTGGTTCGTACGGCATGGCGCCAGCAAGGGTACGCCGCCGGACACCTCCAGCGACACCCCGGTACCGCCCACCAATTCAGCGACCGTCTCGACGCAGCAGCGGCATCATGACTTCGTCGACCATCCAGGCGGCATCACGGTCAAAAAGTTTGCGTCCGCGCACAGTTGATCGATAAATCATTAGCTCGGAATCAGACCGCAGATCCGATCACCCACAGCACCCGGACAGCCGTCACCGCCCCAAAATTCCGCGAATGTCGCAGCGATCGGCCCACTGCAGGCCGGGTGGAAAGCTCTATGACCTACTGGATAATCAGCAGTCGACGAAACGATCCCACAGCAGAATCTTCACATTTGTGAATCGTGGCACGCAGGCAAATCTCGGCGGGGAGATCACTCACGACGGGCACGATGGTGTCCACTCGGGCAGACCTTCGGTCTGTTCCAGCCACCCCGCGGGTGGCATACCGCCGGTACCGGCAGCCACGACACCACCGGCGATCGCGCAGGTCGTGTCGACGTCGCCACCGACCTGGGCCGTCATCCAGAACGTCCGCTCGAAATCGCCGAGCCCCCGAGCGGCCGACCACAGCGCGAACGGCACCGTGTCGTGTGCGCTGGTCCGCCGCCCGCATCCCAGCACCGCGGCGACCGTACCCGCGTCGTCGTAGTCCAGCATGTCCTTGGCCCGACGCAGCCCCGCTCCCACTGCGCTGCGCGGAACGAGTGCGATCACTCCGTCCAGCAGGGCAGCTGCGGACGGAGGTCCCGCGGGATCGGCGGCCAGCGCGGCGGCAGCGGCCACCGCCATGCTCCCCACCACCGCCTCACGGTGCTGATGCGTCGTGTACGCGGAGATCTCAGCCTGATGCGTGGCCTGCTCCGGGTCGTGCGCATACCAGGCGCCGAGCGGTGCGATCCGCATCGCGGCGCCGTTTCC
This window harbors:
- a CDS encoding RecQ family ATP-dependent DNA helicase, with protein sequence MDTLELRTEADAVLAELVGAPGGSARLREDQWQAVAALVQERRRALVVQRTGWGKSAVYFVATALLRRRGAGPTVIISPLLALMRNQVESAARAGIQARTINSANPEEWETIYGEVERGETDVLLVSPERLNSVDFRDQVLPKLAATTGLLVVDEAHCISDWGHDFRPDYRRLRTMLAELPAGVPVLATTATANARVTADVAEQLGTGGGDALVLRGPLDRESLRLGVLELPSAAHRLAWLGERLGDLQGSGIIYTLTVAAAEEVAAFLRQRGYAVASYTGKTENADRLQAEEDLLANRVKALVATSALGMGFDKPDLGFVVHLGSPSSPIAYYQQVGRAGRGVDHADVLLLPGKEDEAIWAYFASVGFPPEEQVRRTLDVLGEAGRPVSLPALEPLVDLRRSRLETMLKVLDVDGAVKRVKGGWTATGQPWAYDAERYAWVAKQRAAEQQAMRDYVATTECRMEFLQRQLDDEKAVPCGRCDNCAGPWLEAAVSPAAITVATGELDRPGAEVEPRKMWPTGLAAVGMDLKGRIPAGQQAVTGRALGRLSDIGWGNRLRPILSAQAADGSVPDDVLNAVVTVLADWARSPGGWASGTADAVARPVGVVAMPSRTRPQLVTSLAEGVASVGRLPLLGSLAYTPQADEYAAHRSNSAQRLRALAASFAVPDELTAALAATPGPVLLVDDYTDSGWTLAVGARLMRQAGAGQVLPLVLAVAG
- a CDS encoding ribonuclease HII, which gives rise to MPYEPPTHTVERSLRATMGAKTVAGVDEVGRGAWAGPVTVCAAVTGLRRPPAGLTDSKLITPKRRTELARLLESWVTAFALGHASPLEIDDLGMTAALRLAAVRALEVLPVRPDVVILDGKHDYLGLPWRVRTVIKGDQSCVAVAAASVIAKVRRDAMMAELAAESDVCAGFAFEANAGYPSPVHKAALEERGPTPYHRLSWSYLDGLPQWRHLKKTRLTAEAVALESGGQLGFDF
- a CDS encoding ADP-ribosylglycohydrolase family protein, whose amino-acid sequence is MTADSAFHSVSGSLPDAFGRARASLRGLSVGDALGSQFFVPDNYPLLARRELPAGLWQWTDDTEMACSVLSVLASHGRIDQDVLAASFAAHHDFDRGYGPAVNRMLRLVREGGDWRELASALFNGQGSWGNGAAMRIAPLGAWYAHDPEQATHQAEISAYTTHQHREAVVGSMAVAAAAALAADPAGPPSAAALLDGVIALVPRSAVGAGLRRAKDMLDYDDAGTVAAVLGCGRRTSAHDTVPFALWSAARGLGDFERTFWMTAQVGGDVDTTCAIAGGVVAAGTGGMPPAGWLEQTEGLPEWTPSCPS